The nucleotide sequence AATACGGCGGACAGTGGCTGCCGGGCGGATGACGTGTACGGCATGCTCCGCTATGAGCCCTTCGCCGTGCGTCGAGGCGGGGCCCGGGTCTGTTCTAGACTCGGCCCCGTGGCCACAGACTTCCCCGCCGAGATCGAGCAGCTCCGACACACCTACGCATCCGTCGTCGCCGTGACGGATCCTGAGGCGCTGCGTGAGCGTATCGCCGAGCTGTCCGAGCAGGCCGCCGCCCCCAACCTTTGGGACGACGCCGACGCCGCCCAGGCGGTCACCTCCGCTCTGTCGCACGCGCAGGCCGATCTCAAGCGCGTGCAGGCGCTGGGAGGGCGTATCGACGACCTGGAGACCATGGTGGAGATGGCGGGGGAGGAGTCCGGGGCGGACGCCGCGGAGCTGCTCGCCGAGGCCGAGCAGGACCTGGCCGGGGTGCGTAAGGACCTGTCCGACCTGGAGATCCGCACCCTGCTATCCGGCGAGTACGACCAGCGCGACGCCGTGGTCACCATCCGCTCCGGTGCGGGCGGTGTCGACGCCGCGGACTTCGCCGAGATGCTTCTGCGCATGTACACCCGCTGGGCCGAGCGGCACGACTACCAGGTCAAGGTGCTCAATACCTCCTACGCCGAGGAGGCGGGGCTGAAGTCCGTCACCTTCGAGGTGCATGCCCCTTACGCCTACGGCACGCTAAGCGTGGAGGGTGGAACTCACCGCCTGGTGCGCATCAGCCCCTTTGACAACCAGGGACGCCGCCAGACCTCCTTCGCTGCCGTGGAAGTGATCCCGTTGATCGAGTCCACCGACCACATCGACATCCCCGAGACGGACATCCGCGTAGACGTCTTCCGCTCCTCCGGGCCCGGCGGCCAGTCCGTGAACACTACTGACTCCGCCGTGCGCATCACCCACCTGCCCACGGGGCTGGTGGTGTCCATGCAGGATGAGAAGTCCCAGATCCAGAACCGTGCCGCCGCCATGCGCGTGCTCCAGTCGCGCCTGCTGCTGCTCAAGCAGCAGGAGGAGGACGCCAGGAAGAAGGAGCTGGCGGGCGACGTCAAGGCCTCCTGGGGCGACCAGATGCGCTCCTACGTGCTCAACCCCTACCAGATGGTCAAGGACCTGCGCACCAGCTACGAGGTCGGCAACCCCGACTCCGTGTTCGACGGCGACATCGACGGATTCATCGACGCCGGCATCCGCTGGCGCAAGCAGCAGGAGCAGGCCGCAGAGTAAATCCGCACGGGTTTCCGGCCCGTTCGTGCTGAGCGGAGCGGCCCGGTCAGCGGTAAACGTCGCGGCGGTGTCCGAGTGTGACCACAACGACGACGAGTCGGCCGTCGTCGATCGTGTAGATGATGCTGTATCTGCCCGAATCTCCCACGCGTACCCGCCAGGCGGGACGGCCTTTGAGAAGGCGGCATCCGGGAGGGCGCGGGTCGGTGGCAAGCAGGGCGATCGCCCCCTGGATCCGGCGTTGATCCCGCTTGTCGATGCGACGCAGGGCTTTGAGCGCCGCGGGGCGCACCTCAATCTCGTAGCGCATGGGTGGGCGTTTGCCTAGTCGAGCCCGAGGTCGGCCTTGACCTCATCCCAGGGAATGTTGGGGCCTTCCTCGCTCATCGCCGCGTCGTAGGCGGCGATGTCCTCCTGGTCCTCGAGTGCCTCAAGCATGCGTTCATAGGCCGCTGGGCTGATGAGAACGGCTTCGGTTCGGCCCCGCTTGGTCAGGAAGACGGCGCCTTCGCGGGCATCGTCCACAATCGCCGGGAGCTCTGCACGGGCGCGGGACATGGTGACGACAGTCATGCTTCAATGTACATCTCGCTCGATGAAATGTACATAGAGGTTGTCGGCTCTTCGGGACTGATGTGCGTTGGGCGTGCGGATGAGTCTTAGCGTGATGCAAGAGACGGTGCGTAGTTCGAGGATGTCGTCCGAGACGTGGGAGGTAGCAGCACTGACGTCGACGTCCGGGGCGGTCACGCCCGTGCGCGCCAAGCAGACACGCCCCGGCCCACGAGAGTCCTCAGGCGTATGAGGCAGTGATCCGCCTGGACGCGGCGTCGACGGTGAGTGCGCCGCCGTGGGGGAGGATCCACTGGGGCCGGGTGTGCCCGAATGGGATTCCAGTGCACACCGGTGCCGCTGTGTTGTAGTGCCTGATGACCTCAAGTGCACTCTGAGCCTGTTCACGGCGATATCGAGCGCGTGCCTCCGCGTCGCTGGGTGTCTGAAAACTGGATGCGGGCGGTCGCGCCAGCAGGATGGCTGCTGCGGCTTCAAGCACTCCTCGTTCCCCAAGGAGCGCAGCATGCCCGCCACCAGTTCCCGACTCGGCAGTAGTTCGGAGGTCTCTAGCATCAGCACACAGCCATCGAGGGCACTGGCATCGGCCTGGATGCGCCCTGCGGCAAGCCCAAGCACCAGCATCTCCAAGCAACCGCCCCAGCCGGGCCCACTGACTACCGTGGCCGGCCCGTCCCACAGCCATGAATCGGTCCGCTCACGGGCCCCGTATTCGGTCAGCGCTCGCGGGTCGGCCCAGTCCTTGCCGAAGTCTTCCGAGTATCCCGGCTCGGTGATCTCCAGTGACTCACCCGTCAACAGTGCGGCGCGCAGCGAGGCGCGGTGAATGGCGTCCACATCTGGCCCGGGCCCCAGGTGAACCTGGGTGGCGCCGCCGTGGAAGCTGCACACACCGTGCGACCACAGCCAGTGGTGAAGGTTGGTGTTGTCGCTGTAACCGAGTACCGGCTTGGGGTCGCGCAGGAGCGGCTCGGCATCGAGGAGTGGCAGGACCGTCATCTCGTCGTCGCCGCCCGCGGTGGCGATGATTGCGCGGATGCTCGGATCGGCGAAGGCGGCATTCAGATCGTCGGCGCGTTCGCGCGCCGTCGCTCCGAGACGGCGGGTAGTGGGGAACTCCACCGGCACTAGGCCGGTTATGGCGCGAAGCCGCTCCAACGCCTGCTCATGAACGGCGGGCCCGATCGCGGGCGCGGCCAGCGACGGCGACAGCACCGCGATCTTGTCGCCCGCTTCGGCCTTCCGGGGCTGAGTCAACGAATCCATGCCTTTGAACCATACGCTGACGGGTACAGGATGGTAAAGGGTCTTGGGGAGTACCCGTACAGATCCCTGAATCCGTGGCGTGTCGGCCCTGGTTAACGGTGCTGGCTCTGGTGTCTGTTACCCGCGCCACTTAACGTGATCGATATGAGCGCACGCGAGATCATCGGGGCACGAGTCAAAACAGATGCGGAGTCGGAGGCGCGTGCCAGGCGGCCGGGTATGCGCGGCGCCGTGCTGCGGGTAGCGATTGCCATCGCGGTTACGCTGCTTAGCGCCACGGTGCCGGTGCTCGTCATGGCCATACCGGGAGTAGGGAGGCTGCTGGACGGAAAGATCTTCGGCTGGGGGACGGCGGGACTACTGGTGGTCTGCCTGGCCGCCCTCGCAATCATGTCCACGGCGACCCTCTGCGCGTTCATATGCACTCGGCTGCTGATCACCCGCTTGGACCATGCGAGTCCCGTCGGCCTGGCAATGCGCCCGAGCCCGCGTGCGCTGGCCTGGTGCGTCGGCATGATCGCCGTCGCCTTTGCGGTTATGCCGATGGCCGGGGCCGTAGACGAAGCGCTCGGCATCGCCCGGAAGGAGCCTGTCATGCCGGGTGACACGTGGTGGTCAGCGATCCTGATTCAGGTTGCCCTGGGGTTCTTATTGCAGGGGATCCCCGAAGAACTGGTGTGGCGGGGATGGCTGTTCCGCTCTCTGGGCTCCACCCGGGTGGCGGCCGTTGTGACGGTTCTTGCCTTCACCGTCATGCATCTGGTCTCCCAAGGGGGTCAGGAGGGATGGGGTGAGCGTGTCATCTACCTGGCATGCCATTCGGCTTCGGGGCTGCCGCTATGGCGGCCCGCTGGGTCTCAGGCTCGACCTGGGCGGCCGTGGGCGTGCACGGTGGATTCCACCTGTCCAACCTATTGGCGGTGAGCACCGGCGTCCCGGTGGACGAGCCGGTCACCTGGGTTGTCATAGGCTGCTTGTGGCTCGTTGCTGGAGTGGTTGTGGTGCTGCTTCACAAGATGCGCACCCGCCGGCCCCGCACATCTGCCCGGAGCATCTACGGCGTCAGTCAACCACGACACCCCTGAGCCGGAAGCGCCGTAAGCGTGCTGCGTTAACGCGGGATACCGGCTCATTGGGCTCGTGGGTGTGCTGGGCGGGTTGTGTGGGTATTCGCAGCGGCGTGGAGGTGAGTGCATGGCGTCACGGGCTTGCGCCGTCGTCGTCGGCCCGCCGCTCCCGTAGGCTGGGAGGTGGTGCGCGCCGACGACGTGAGCCGCACCCCGGCGCGGCCGGGGGAGCGTCGTCGTCGGGGCACGAGCGAATCCGAGCAACCCCTTTCGAAAGGCGTATCAGACCTGTGGCTGAATTCATCTACCAGATGATCAAGGCGCGCAAGGCGCACGGTGACAAGGTCATCCTGGATGACGTCACCATGGCTTTCCTCCCGGGAGCCAAGATCGGCATGGTCGGCCCCAACGGCGCCGGCAAGTCCTCGATCCTGAAGATCATGGCTGGCATCGACCAGCCTTCCAACGGCGAGGCCCGGCTGTCGCCGGGCTACAGCGTCGGCATCCTGCTGCAGGAGCCGCCGCTGAACGAGGAAAAGACCGTGCTTGGCAACGTTGAGGAGGGTGTGGCCGAGCTCAAGGGCAAGCTTGACCGGTTCAACGAGATCTCCGCCGCCATGGCCGATCCCGACGCCGACTTCGACACCCTCATGGCGGAGATGGGCACCCTGCAGGACCAGCTCGACGCCGCAAACGCATGGGACCTGGACTCCCAGCTGGAGCAGGCCATGGACGCCCTGCGCTGCCCACCGCCGGACGCCGAGGTCAAGAACCTCTCCGGTGGTGAGCGCCGCCGGGTGGCCCTGTGCAAGCTGCTGCTGGAGGCACCCGACCTGCTACTGCTGGATGAGCCCACCAACCACCTCGACGCCGAGTCCGTCCTTTGGCTCGAGCAGCACCTGAAGACCTACAAGGGTGCTGTAATCGCCGTCACCCACGACCGGTACTTCCTGGACCACGTGGCCGAGTGGATCGCCGAGGTCGACCGCGGTCACCTCTACCCCTACGAGGGCAACTACTCCACCTACCTGGAGACCAAGGAGAAGCGCCTGGAGATCCAGGGCAAGAAGGACGCCAAGCTTGCCAAGCGTCTGAAGGACGAGCTGGAGTGGGTGCGCTCCTCCGCGCGCGGGCGCCAGGCCAAGTCCAAGGCACGTCTGGCCCGCTACGAGGAGATGGCCGCGGAGGCCGAGCGCACCCGCAAGCTCGACTTCGAGGAGATCCAGATCCCGCCGGGCCCGCGTCTGGGCAACCAGGTTCTGGAGGCCACCAACATCAAGAAGGGCTTCGACGGCCGCACCCTCATCGACAACCTGTCCTTCACGCTGCCGCGCAACGGCATCGTCGGCATCGTGGGTCCGAACGGGGTCGGTAAGACCACCCTGTTCAAGACGATCGTGGGCCTGGAGCCGCTCGACGGCGGGGAGCTCACGATCGGCAAGACGGTCAAGCTGTCGTACGTGGACCAGAACCGTGCCGGCATCGACCCGAAGAAGACTCTGTGGGAGGTTGTCTCTGACGGGCTGGACTATATTCAGGTCGGCCAGGTGGAGATGCCCTCACGTGCCTACGTGGCCTCCTTCGGTTTCAAGGGCGCAGACCAGCAGAAGCCGGCCGGTGTGCTGTCCGGCGGTGAGCGCAACCGCCTGAACCTTGCGCTCACCCTGAAGCAGGGAGGAAACCTGATCCTACTGGACGAGCCCACCAACGACCTCGACGTTGAGACGCTGTCCTCCCTGGAGAACGCGCTGCTGAACTTCGCGGGCTGCTCGGTGGTCATCACCCACGACCGCTGGTTCCTGGACCGCGTGGCCACGCACATCCTGGCCTGGGAGGGCACGGAGGAGAATCCGGCCTCCTGGTACTGGTTCGAGGGGAACTTCGCCTCCTACGAGGAGAACAAGGTTCAGCGCCTGGGCGCCGAGGCCGCCCGCCCCCACCGCGTCACCTATAGGAAGCTCACGCGCGACTGAGCCGAGCCAAGCCGAGCTTGCTCGAGCTTGCGAGGCGATGGAGTCGCGTTGGTCCCGTAGGGTGAACACGCGCGACTGAGGCGAGCCAAGCCGAGCTTGCTCGAGCTTGCGAGGCGATGGAGTCGCGGTGCAGGACGCAGCGCGAACATCTGGCCTGCCCCCGGCCGTCTATTGCGACACTTTGTGCCCTGTTACGACGTTTTGCACCCTGGTGTGCGACGTTTTGCTGCACACCAGGGTGCAAAGGTTCGTAGTAGACGCTCGTGAGGGAGGAAGGGGAGGGGAAGATGACCTGAGTCCGTCTCCGCCTTCCCGCATACCTTGGCGTCGACAACCCGACAAAACGGGTGGGGCCACGGATCGAATCGATCCGTGGCCCCACCCGTTCGCTGCTGCCGGTCTAGGTGCTAGGCCAGGCAAGCGGGATCAACTGGGTTACTCCCGAACGCGGGCGCGCTGCAGAGCGACCGCCCCTGCGATCAGCAGGGAGCCCGCGCCGAGGACAAGCACCAGGCTGTTGGCTCCGGTGCGTGCCAGCGAGGGGCGGGACGGCGTCGTAGCGGAGGCGGTTGCAGCAGGCGCGCTGGTCTTTCCGCTGGTCGCCTTGGCGGTCGCCGGGGCAGAGGGCGTGGTCGGGGCAGTGGCCTGTGCGCTCGGCGACTCGCTGGGGGGCGCGGCCTCCGTCGGTGTTGTCGACTCGGAAGGCGTAGGCGACTCGGAAGGAGCCGGGGACTCGCTCGGAGTCGGGGACTCGGAGGGAGCCGGGGACTCGGAGGGAGCCGGGGACTCGGAGGGAGTCGGCGTCACCGGAACCGAGCCGTCTGCGGAGCCGCCGCCATCGCGACGAACCACGGTGGTCTCAGCATTGTGCGAGGTACCGGCGATGACCACAGAGGCGTCATCGGTCCAGGGGCCTGCTCCGGTGAACGTCATCGGCAGGATGATCCGGGCGAACTGGCCGGTCGGAATCACGATCGTGCCCGTGATGGTAGTGTCGTCGCAGCTAGTGACGGTCACCTGGGCGCTGGAGCCTCCGGTGGGGTCACCCCACTCATTGCGGCCGGTGTAGGAGTAGGCGGAGGCTTCGCACGTGAAGGCCTGGCCGGCAGAGGTGACGGTATCGGTCCACTCCGCCGTTACGGAAGCGGCTCCGCCCGCCATGTCCTCGGTGATGGTGGGGGTCTGAATCGTGACACTGCCCGGGCGGGTGCCGGATTCGTCCGCTGCGGCTGCAGAACCGTACTTGCCCGCGGCGCGGGGCATCTCGGTGCAGTTCCCAACGCACTCCCCGACCGGAACTACAACCGTGGTCACCTTGCCATTTGTGTTGAAAGTAAGAGTCTCAGTAGTTGACGGCGTGATCGCACTTGTCAGGCGCGTGTCAATCCAGCCGGAGAGAGTGACATCCTGGTGGGACTCGACGTACTCAGTCAGAGTAATCACCAGGCGGCCCGTGTCAGCGCCTTCGTCAGCGACGTACGTCATGGTTGCGGCGACGTCGCCTTCCTTGGTGCTGAGGTTCCAGGTGGTTCCGGAGTCGAAGCGGAGTTCTGCAGGCGTGCTGATCTCATAGGTCTGGCCGGCGCAGTGGCCTTCCTCAAGTGCGAGGTCAAACTGCAGTTTTAGCATTTCCCAGGCGACCGCCGTGTTATCGGCGGACACGGGCTGATCATCCTTGAGAAGCGAGATGTCAGGGGTTTCGGAAGTCGCGGTGCAGCTGCCTTCAACAGCACTCGCCGTGGTGTGGAACGCCGCGGGGACGATCATCGCCAGGGCCAGTGCTCCCAGGGCAAGCACCGCAAGAAGACGTGAAGCTGCGCGAGCGCGCATGATGCTCCTTTCCTCAGGTGCGTGCGGGGTCTATTAGTAGTGGGACCGGCTGCCGCGGGAACTGCGTCACGCCCGACGTTTATAGCTGTGGGGCGAGTAATGGCGAGTCTCCGTGACGGCAGGTTTCAGTTGAGCATCATACCTGCGGGTGGAGGTGGAAGCCGGCGTTTCTGACAGGAAATGAGTTGTAGCCTGTTGCGTTTGTCACCGGAGTACTAACCAGTAAATTGCTAGGCTGCGCTATGCGACCGCCATTCAAGTGTGCGTCTCCCGTGACCGTGGCTGAAACCGGGCCTGCGCAGGCATGTCGCCGCGATGCTATGGGAATACCGCAGGACTGTGCAGCGCGCGCGGGACCGAAGTCTGTAAGCGATCCGCAAATGAGCGAAGAAGTCGGTAACAGGGGCACGACCGGCGCGCAGTGAGCGGGCGCGTGCGGCTTCAGGCGGTGGCGTCCGGGATCGGCCCGCCGTCGTCTCCTTCTGCTACACGAATCGCCCAGTCGCCGCTTCCGTGCGCCTCGGCGGTGGGGGTGCGGATCATGCCCTCCTGGGCGATGGAGGAGACCAGTCGGCCCGCGGAGTCGAACACCTCCGCGCGGGCCATCGAGCGTCCGCCCTGAGAAGTGGGGGAGTCCTGAACGAACAGCAGCCAGTCGCCGGCATCCACATCGCGGTGGAACCACTGGGCGTGATCCAGGGTTGCCAGGCTCATGCCCTCACTGCGCCAGGACAATCCCTGACTACGCAGCGCCGGCTCCAGCATGACCTGGTCGCACATATAGGTCAGCAGCGCCCGATGCACCGTCTGAGTGGTGCTCGGTGGAAGTGCTCCGCGCGATCGCACCCACAGATGCTGCCGCCCCTGTACGCGCTTGCCCGGGCGCAGGTAGATGTTGCCTTCCACGTGCCTAATGTCGAAGGCTGTAGTGCGCCCCAGGAACTTTGCCACCGGGTGATCAATGGAGCGGAAGATCTCCAAGGCGCTGACCAAGTCATCCGGCCGCGGCACGTCGGGCGCCGCCAGCTGCACCTCTGTGCCCTCCTGCTGCTCCTGGAATGAGGCGACCATGGTCAGGATCGGCACGCCGTCCTGTGTGGTGGTGGTGCGTCGCTGAGAGAACGAGCGGCCGTCGTGCATGCGCTCGACGTCGAATCGCAGTTGTTGCCCGGGCTTGCCGCCACGCATGAAGAAAGCATGCACCGAGTGGGGTTGGCGGGGACCATCACCGTCATCGACCATGGTGGCGGCCGCCGCGAGCAGGCCCTGGGCCACGACCTGCCCGCCGTAGATCCGTCCGGAGATCTGGGGGAGCGAGGAGCCGGTGAAGGCCTCAACCCCGTTCCCCGCGCCGGTCACCTCCTCCAAGGCGAGGATCCGCGTAACGGAGCCAAGTGGTTCGGTGCTGGCGGGGGGAACGGGGTATGGCCGTGTCAAAGACCGAGCTCCTCCAGAATCGGCAGTTCGGCGCGTACCGCCTGCCGGGCCTCATCGGCGGTCGCCGACGCCGTGGCGATGCCGGCCAGGCGCTGGCAATCGGCCAGGTCCACCGACTTCAGCACGGCGTCGACATCAGGCAGGGCACGTGCGGTCATGGACAGGCTGGCCACGCCTAGGCCCACCAGCACCGTCGCAAGCGCCGGATCGGCGGCGGCCTCACCGCAAACGCCGACCGGACGACCGTGCGGGGCGGCGCCGTCACAGGCCTGCTTGATCAGGCGCAGCACGGCAGGCTGCCAGGCCGTGGACAGGTCCGCCAGCGAGGACAGCAGTCGGTCCGCCGCCATGACGTACTGGGTCAGGTCATTCGTGCCGATCGAGGCGAAATCGGCGTGCTCGAACATCTTGTCCGCCATGATTGCGGCCGAGGGCACCTCAATCATCATGCCGGCAGTCTGCAGGCCGTAGGAGCGGGCCTTCTCGGTGAAGGCCTTCGCCTCCTCCGCTGTGGAGATCATGGGTGCCATCACCCATACCTTGGCCTCGGTCTCGGCCTCCGCCTTGGCCAGTGCCTCCAGCTGGTGGTCGAGCACCTCCGGGTCGCGGCGCGTGGTGCGGTAGGCCCGTACACCTAGGGCCGGGTTCGCCTCGGTGGCATCGGTGAGGAAGGGCAGGGGCTTGTCTGCGCCGGCGTCGAGCGTGCGCACAACCACTTTCTTCCCGGGGAAGGCGGCCAGCACGGCCTTGTATGCCTCAACCTGCTCGTCGACGCTCGGCTCCTCCGGCTGATCCAAGAAGCAGAACTCGGTGCGGAACAGGCCCACGCCCATGGCGTTTGCCTCCGCTGCCGAGCGGGCGGCAGCACCGTCACCCACGTTGGCGAGCAGCTGCACCTCGTGGCCGTCCTTGGTGGCGCCGTCGCCGTTGAACACGCGCACGCGGCTGGCCAGTTCGCGGGCGCGGCGCAGCTGGTCCTCGCTCGGATCGAGGACGATCGTTCCCTTGGTGCCGTCCACCAGGACGATGTCACCATCGGAGAGCTGGTCGGTGACCTCGGCGCCGGTACCTACGATCGCCGGCATGCCCAGGGCGCGGGCGAGGATGGCGGTGTGCGATGTGGGACCGCCCTCGGAGGTTACGAAGGCCACGACCTTCTCCGGGTCCAGCAGGGCGGTGTCTGCAGGGGCGAGGTCCTCGGCTACCAGTACGAAGGGCTCCGGCAGACGGGGGATGCCGGGCATCGGCGAGTCGGTCAGCACCGCGACGATGCGGTCGCGGACATCCTGCACGTCACGTGTGCGCTCTGCCATGTAGCCGCCCAGGGACTCCAGCATGGAGGCGAGGGTGCCAGCGGCCTCCCAGACGGCGCGCTCGGGCACGAGGCGGCGCTCACGCACCATCGCCTGAGCCGAGGAGGTCAGCGTGGGGTCGGCTGCCATCTGGGCAGTCGTCTCCAGGAGCGTGCGGCCATCACCCTTGGCCTCGGCGGCGGAGAGCTCGAGACCCTTCTTGACTGTCTGCGCGGCCGCGGCGATGCGGTCGCACTCCTTGTCAATGTCGCGGCTCGGATCCAGGGTGGCGATCTCGGGCTCGGTGATACCGGGTGCCATGCGGGCGACGGGTCCGGCGACGAGTCCGGGGCTCACGCCAATGCCGGTCAGAGGGGTTGGGGTTGCGGCGGACGGGGCCATACGGTGCTCCTCAACAGCGATGGAGACGGGTGTCATGACTCATTGTGCACCGAGTCTGTGCTTCGGGGAGCGATTCTGCCATTGGATGAATGACGATTGACACCCTGGGCTCGGCCCTGGAGTCGGACGGACAGCACTCTACGGCTTCACTTGTGTTCCCCTAAGGCGCGGCCTCGGGCGGCGACGCCCGCTCTGCGTGGGCCGGGAGCTGAATGCGCCCGCTGCGACCGCGAACTGCGATAAAGTGATGTCGAGCACGAGGTACTACGAGGAGCACGCATGAGCACTGCAGCCGAAATCGTCGCCGGCCTGGGCGGGCGCGAGAACATTTCCGACCTGGAGCCCTGCATCACTCGTCTGCGGGTTGAGGTTGTTGATCAGGAGAAGGTAGACGAGGAGGCGCTGCGCGCCACCGGTGCGTTCGGGGTGGTCCGCTCCGGCCGGGTGGTTCAAGTGGTGGTGGGTCCCACAGCGGACACGATCGCCCAGGAGATTGCTGAACTCGACTGACGGCGGGCCTGCCCGGCGGCCGTGGCGAGCGGGCCCGGCCGCCCGCGGCGGCCCGCGTGGGGCTGGGACTGCCCGGCTAGGTGAAGCGGGCGCCGCCCGGCGTGGGCGACTGGCATTGGCGCCGAACGTATGAAACGCTTTCTGCAAGAGATGTTCCCGCCCGCCGCGTCGGCCGCGCAGCCGCTCGGTTGAGCCGGTGGGGTATCACTTGAAAGCAACTTCCCGCGCCCCAGGTAACCGGGGACGCCCCCTCGCGCGCACGCGCGACCGAGCACTAGGCTGAACCGCAATGACCGAATCGACCGCCGCATCCGACCTTCCTGACGAGCGTCTCAAGCAGCTCGCCGAGGCCCACGGGGTCTCCACCGAGTACTGGGACTTCCATGGCAATCTCGCTGCCCCGTCGCGCACCACGCTGGTGGCTGTGCTGGCAGCACTAGGCGTAAAGGCCGATACCGCGCAAGAGGTTGAAGAGGCGCTGCGCGAGGTTGAGATTGCCCCGTGGCGCCGGACCCTGCCGCCTACCGTGGTGGTGCGCGCCGGCACCCAGGCAACTGTGCCGGTGCACATGCCCGAAGGCGCTCATGTCCAGATGCACATCATCCTGGAGGAGGGCGACACCCTGCAGCTGCTGCAGGCGGATGACTGGACCGCGCCGCGGGAGGTCGATGGTGCCACCATCGGGCAGGCATCCTTCGTTATCCCCGAAGACCTGCCGTTGGGCTGGCACACGATCGTCGCGGAGATCGACGGCTCCGACGAGCGCGGACACTACCGTGCAACCGCCGCGCTCGCGGTGGCCCCGGACCACCTGGACCTGCCCGCGTCCCTGGGCGGCCGGGGCTGGGGGGTCATGGCCCAGCTGTACTCGATTCGCTCCCGCGACTCCTGGGGAGTCGGCGACGCGGACGATCTGACCGAGCTGGTCGGTTTCCTGGGCGACGAGGGAGCAGACTTCCTGCTGATCAACCCTATGCATGCCGCCGAGCCGGTGGGTCCGATGACGCCCTCGCCGTACCTGCCGGTCACGCGGCGCTTCGTCAACCCCATCTATATCCGGCCGGAGAACATCTTGGAGGTCTCCCGGTTGTCCGGCCCGCGGCGCTCGCTGGTGCAATGGGCCCACGAGGAGGTCGCGGACGCGAACCTGACCGCAGACGCCATTGATCGTGACGCCGCATGGAAGGCCAAGCGCGAAGCCCTGGAAGTGATTTTCGCCGCCGGTCGCTCCCGGTCCC is from Actinomyces sp. 432 and encodes:
- the prfB gene encoding peptide chain release factor 2; this encodes MATDFPAEIEQLRHTYASVVAVTDPEALRERIAELSEQAAAPNLWDDADAAQAVTSALSHAQADLKRVQALGGRIDDLETMVEMAGEESGADAAELLAEAEQDLAGVRKDLSDLEIRTLLSGEYDQRDAVVTIRSGAGGVDAADFAEMLLRMYTRWAERHDYQVKVLNTSYAEEAGLKSVTFEVHAPYAYGTLSVEGGTHRLVRISPFDNQGRRQTSFAAVEVIPLIESTDHIDIPETDIRVDVFRSSGPGGQSVNTTDSAVRITHLPTGLVVSMQDEKSQIQNRAAAMRVLQSRLLLLKQQEEDARKKELAGDVKASWGDQMRSYVLNPYQMVKDLRTSYEVGNPDSVFDGDIDGFIDAGIRWRKQQEQAAE
- a CDS encoding type II toxin-antitoxin system RelE family toxin; translated protein: MRYEIEVRPAALKALRRIDKRDQRRIQGAIALLATDPRPPGCRLLKGRPAWRVRVGDSGRYSIIYTIDDGRLVVVVVTLGHRRDVYR
- a CDS encoding type II toxin-antitoxin system Phd/YefM family antitoxin; this translates as MTVVTMSRARAELPAIVDDAREGAVFLTKRGRTEAVLISPAAYERMLEALEDQEDIAAYDAAMSEEGPNIPWDEVKADLGLD
- a CDS encoding type II CAAX endopeptidase family protein, giving the protein MSAREIIGARVKTDAESEARARRPGMRGAVLRVAIAIAVTLLSATVPVLVMAIPGVGRLLDGKIFGWGTAGLLVVCLAALAIMSTATLCAFICTRLLITRLDHASPVGLAMRPSPRALAWCVGMIAVAFAVMPMAGAVDEALGIARKEPVMPGDTWWSAILIQVALGFLLQGIPEELVWRGWLFRSLGSTRVAAVVTVLAFTVMHLVSQGGQEGWGERVIYLACHSASGLPLWRPAGSQARPGRPWACTVDSTCPTYWR
- the ettA gene encoding energy-dependent translational throttle protein EttA, coding for MAEFIYQMIKARKAHGDKVILDDVTMAFLPGAKIGMVGPNGAGKSSILKIMAGIDQPSNGEARLSPGYSVGILLQEPPLNEEKTVLGNVEEGVAELKGKLDRFNEISAAMADPDADFDTLMAEMGTLQDQLDAANAWDLDSQLEQAMDALRCPPPDAEVKNLSGGERRRVALCKLLLEAPDLLLLDEPTNHLDAESVLWLEQHLKTYKGAVIAVTHDRYFLDHVAEWIAEVDRGHLYPYEGNYSTYLETKEKRLEIQGKKDAKLAKRLKDELEWVRSSARGRQAKSKARLARYEEMAAEAERTRKLDFEEIQIPPGPRLGNQVLEATNIKKGFDGRTLIDNLSFTLPRNGIVGIVGPNGVGKTTLFKTIVGLEPLDGGELTIGKTVKLSYVDQNRAGIDPKKTLWEVVSDGLDYIQVGQVEMPSRAYVASFGFKGADQQKPAGVLSGGERNRLNLALTLKQGGNLILLDEPTNDLDVETLSSLENALLNFAGCSVVITHDRWFLDRVATHILAWEGTEENPASWYWFEGNFASYEENKVQRLGAEAARPHRVTYRKLTRD
- a CDS encoding Ig-like domain-containing protein, which translates into the protein MRARAASRLLAVLALGALALAMIVPAAFHTTASAVEGSCTATSETPDISLLKDDQPVSADNTAVAWEMLKLQFDLALEEGHCAGQTYEISTPAELRFDSGTTWNLSTKEGDVAATMTYVADEGADTGRLVITLTEYVESHQDVTLSGWIDTRLTSAITPSTTETLTFNTNGKVTTVVVPVGECVGNCTEMPRAAGKYGSAAAADESGTRPGSVTIQTPTITEDMAGGAASVTAEWTDTVTSAGQAFTCEASAYSYTGRNEWGDPTGGSSAQVTVTSCDDTTITGTIVIPTGQFARIILPMTFTGAGPWTDDASVVIAGTSHNAETTVVRRDGGGSADGSVPVTPTPSESPAPSESPAPSESPTPSESPAPSESPTPSESTTPTEAAPPSESPSAQATAPTTPSAPATAKATSGKTSAPAATASATTPSRPSLARTGANSLVLVLGAGSLLIAGAVALQRARVRE
- a CDS encoding acyl-CoA thioesterase; this encodes MTRPYPVPPASTEPLGSVTRILALEEVTGAGNGVEAFTGSSLPQISGRIYGGQVVAQGLLAAAATMVDDGDGPRQPHSVHAFFMRGGKPGQQLRFDVERMHDGRSFSQRRTTTTQDGVPILTMVASFQEQQEGTEVQLAAPDVPRPDDLVSALEIFRSIDHPVAKFLGRTTAFDIRHVEGNIYLRPGKRVQGRQHLWVRSRGALPPSTTQTVHRALLTYMCDQVMLEPALRSQGLSWRSEGMSLATLDHAQWFHRDVDAGDWLLFVQDSPTSQGGRSMARAEVFDSAGRLVSSIAQEGMIRTPTAEAHGSGDWAIRVAEGDDGGPIPDATA
- the ptsP gene encoding phosphoenolpyruvate--protein phosphotransferase translates to MAPSAATPTPLTGIGVSPGLVAGPVARMAPGITEPEIATLDPSRDIDKECDRIAAAAQTVKKGLELSAAEAKGDGRTLLETTAQMAADPTLTSSAQAMVRERRLVPERAVWEAAGTLASMLESLGGYMAERTRDVQDVRDRIVAVLTDSPMPGIPRLPEPFVLVAEDLAPADTALLDPEKVVAFVTSEGGPTSHTAILARALGMPAIVGTGAEVTDQLSDGDIVLVDGTKGTIVLDPSEDQLRRARELASRVRVFNGDGATKDGHEVQLLANVGDGAAARSAAEANAMGVGLFRTEFCFLDQPEEPSVDEQVEAYKAVLAAFPGKKVVVRTLDAGADKPLPFLTDATEANPALGVRAYRTTRRDPEVLDHQLEALAKAEAETEAKVWVMAPMISTAEEAKAFTEKARSYGLQTAGMMIEVPSAAIMADKMFEHADFASIGTNDLTQYVMAADRLLSSLADLSTAWQPAVLRLIKQACDGAAPHGRPVGVCGEAAADPALATVLVGLGVASLSMTARALPDVDAVLKSVDLADCQRLAGIATASATADEARQAVRAELPILEELGL